TGCCAATCCAAAGTCATTATGGCAATGGAGGCTTATTGGTACGTTACAGTGTGCTTTAACCAACTTTACAAGCTCGGCGATCTTCGTCGGTGTGGCAACACCGACTGTATCGGGAATATCGATCCTATCCGCTCCTGCATCAGTAACCGCTTTGAAGATTTTTATCAAAAATTCAGGGTCTGAACGGGTCGCATCTTCAGCCGAGAATTCTACGGTAAGGCCATGGCTTTTGATATACTCCACAGCTTCTACAGCTTTTTGAAGCGCATCCTCTCTCGTTATTTTAAGCTTGTACTTCAAATGTGTATCGGATGTAGCGATAAATGTATGTATACATGAAACGCCACAATCTATTGCGAGATCGATATCCTTCTTCTCCACCCTCGCCAACCCACAAATTTCAGCATTCAGACCAGCTTTCGCTATGAGTTTAACACTTTCAACTTCACCTTGGGATGTTATAGGAAAGCCAGCCTCGATCGTGTCGACACCTAATCTATCGAGCTGCTTGGCAATCTCCAACTTTTGTTGTGGTGTGAGAGATACACCCGGTGTCTGTTCACCATCCCTTAAAGTCGTATCAAAGATTCTGATGAAGGGTCCATCTTGGTTCATAGATCTAACCTCTCGTAAGTGCAGTTACGCCCGTCCTTGCGAGCTCTTTAATACCAAAGGGCGATATGATTTTAATAAATGCATCGATCTTCTCTGGAGTACCAGTAATCTCTACCGTGATATGCTCGGTCGAGACATCGACGACTTTACTATCGAATACGTTCGCATAACTTATAATCTCCAATCTACTCTTAGTTTCGATGGCGTTAAGTTTGATGAGTGCCAACTCTCGGTAGATCGCATTTTGAGGATCGATTACATCGACATGGACAACATCTATGAGTTTAGCGAGTTGTTTTACCAACTGTTTCAAAGTCGGCTCATCAGCATTAATTACGATCGTCATTCGAGAAAGGTCCGTCTTCTCCGTAGTCCCTACGGTGATGCTATCAATATTAAAGCCTCTCGCACGGAACATATTCGAGACTTTGTAAAGAACACCGGGTTTATTCTCCACGATCGTCGAAATTATACGCATTTTATTCATAATTCATCACTCACGCTAAAACCATATCCTTTAAGGCCGAACCGGGCACTACGAAAGGAAACACATTCTCTTCGGGAGAGATTGGTACATCGATAACCGTGGTAACATCGCTCTTTAATGCGAGCCTTACAGCCTTGGAGAATTCATCCATAGATTGAACCCTTATACCCTGTGCACCGTAAGCTTCAGCCAATTTGACCATATCGGGCACATTATGTAGATCGACAGCGATCATCCTCCTATTGTAAAACATGCGTTGCCACTGTGCTACCATGCCTAACACACTGTTATTCAGTATGACCACGATGACGGGTATCTTCTCTAAGACGGATGTAGCCAAAGAGTTTGCCGTCATTCCAAAGCTACCATCGCCCGCAATATCTACCACAGGTACATTTGGACAAGCGACCTTCGCTCCAATTGCAGCTGGAAAACCGAAGCCCATAGTTCCCAAACCTGTTGAGCTGAAGAACGTCCCGGGTTTTATTACATCAAAGTGAAGGGATGCCCACATCTGATTTTGACCGACCTCTGTAGTAACGATAGTATCGATGGGGAGGAGCTCTCGAAGTTTTTTGAGGATTTTAGGAGCGGTTATTTCTTTACTACCAAGATCTTGTCTATTGCGGAACTGTTGCTTTACCTCCTCAACCCTCTCTAACCATTTGGTACGATCCTTCTTTATGGCCTTTTTGATCAAGACCTTTAAGAGTTCTGTCAAGATTACCTTCACATCCCCGATGATAGGGATATGTACTGGCAGATTCTTCTCGATTTCAGATGGATCGATATCCGCATGAATAATCTTAATACCAGTAGCGATAAAATCATCAAACCTTCCCACAGATCTATCGGAGAACCTTGATGCTACAGCAAGCAATACGTCAGCTTCCGTAATCAATTTATTCGCTTCTGGATGGCCATGCATTCCAACGGGCCCTAGTGATAGAGGATGATTCTCTGGGAAGCTACCTTTACCCTTGAAGGTCGTCACTACGGGTGCTTGTAAGAACTCTGCTACAGCCTGAAGCTCTTGAAATGCATTGGCGATGATAACCCCTCCGCCCGACATAATCATGGGCCTTTCAGCAGAAAGGAGCATATCTGCAGCCTTGGCGATAGCCGATGGATCTGGTTGAACATCCGGGTTATAACCCCTTATTTTAACGCTATCTGGGAATACCATATCCGCAGTTTTATCCTGTACATCTTTCGGCAAATCTATTAATACGGGTCCAGGCCTTCCCGTTGTAGCTATGTAAAAAGCTTTCTTCACAGTCAAGGGAATTTCAGATGGATCCCTCGGTTGCATATTATATTTTGTGATCGGCGTCGATATCCCTATAATATCTGTCTCTTGGAATGCGTCCTTCCCGATCATAGATGTTGGAACCTGGCCAGTGATAGCTACAATCGGGGATGAATCCATGTACGCAGTAGCCAACCCAGTAACTAGGTTCGTGGCACCGGGACCAGAGGTAGTCATACAGACACCCGCCCTACGACTTACTCTCGCATATCCGTCAGCCATATGAGCAGCGGACTGTTCATGTCTGACAAGAATGTGTCTAATATCGGCATCGTATAATTCATCGTATACACGCATAATAGCACCTCCCGGTAACCCGAATATTACTTCGACTTTCTCACGCTTCAGGGCCTTTATCAAAGCCTTCGCGCCGGACATTACAACCAAACATAATCACCTCTTATACAAATTTCATAGGACTCACATGAGGTGTGTGAGTCCTACTACTTAATAAGGAT
The nucleotide sequence above comes from Nitrososphaerales archaeon. Encoded proteins:
- the ilvB gene encoding biosynthetic-type acetolactate synthase large subunit — protein: MSGAKALIKALKREKVEVIFGLPGGAIMRVYDELYDADIRHILVRHEQSAAHMADGYARVSRRAGVCMTTSGPGATNLVTGLATAYMDSSPIVAITGQVPTSMIGKDAFQETDIIGISTPITKYNMQPRDPSEIPLTVKKAFYIATTGRPGPVLIDLPKDVQDKTADMVFPDSVKIRGYNPDVQPDPSAIAKAADMLLSAERPMIMSGGGVIIANAFQELQAVAEFLQAPVVTTFKGKGSFPENHPLSLGPVGMHGHPEANKLITEADVLLAVASRFSDRSVGRFDDFIATGIKIIHADIDPSEIEKNLPVHIPIIGDVKVILTELLKVLIKKAIKKDRTKWLERVEEVKQQFRNRQDLGSKEITAPKILKKLRELLPIDTIVTTEVGQNQMWASLHFDVIKPGTFFSSTGLGTMGFGFPAAIGAKVACPNVPVVDIAGDGSFGMTANSLATSVLEKIPVIVVILNNSVLGMVAQWQRMFYNRRMIAVDLHNVPDMVKLAEAYGAQGIRVQSMDEFSKAVRLALKSDVTTVIDVPISPEENVFPFVVPGSALKDMVLA
- the ilvN gene encoding acetolactate synthase small subunit, whose amino-acid sequence is MNKMRIISTIVENKPGVLYKVSNMFRARGFNIDSITVGTTEKTDLSRMTIVINADEPTLKQLVKQLAKLIDVVHVDVIDPQNAIYRELALIKLNAIETKSRLEIISYANVFDSKVVDVSTEHITVEITGTPEKIDAFIKIISPFGIKELARTGVTALTRG